GGACCCACGGGTCGAGGTCCGGGTCCACGAGACCAACCGTGGCCACATCGCCACCTACAACGAGGGCCTGCTGGAGTGGGCGGACGGCGACTACACCGTTTTGCTCTCCGCCGACGACCTCCTGACGCCGGGAGCCCTGACCCGGGCGGCATCCGTACTGGACGCGAACCCGAACGTCGGCTTCGCCTACGGGCACCCGGTGCACTTCACCCACCCCGGTCCGCCGCCGCCGGCCCGCATGAGAGACCTGGGGCACAGCGTCTGGCCCGGGCACTGGTGGCTGGATCGGCGGTTCCGCGAGGGCACCGGCTGCATCACCTCACCGGAAGTGGTGGTGCGCACGGATCTGCAGCGCAAGGTGGGAGGCTACGATCCCGAGCTGCCGCACGCCGGCGACATCGAGATGTGGATGCGGCTGGCCGCGCACGCGGACGTCGGCTACGTGCGCGGGGCGGACCAGGCGTACTACCGCCTGCACGGCGGGAACATGTCACAGACGGACTACGCCGGCCAGCTGGACGACCTGCGCCAGCGCAAATCCGCGTACGAGGCGGTGTTGCGGCGCTGCGGCGATCTGCTGCCCGACGCTGACCGGCTCGACGCGATGGTGCGCCGGCGCCTCGCCCGCTACGCGCTGCGGCGCGCGGTGCGGGCCTACGACCGGGGGCGCACCGCGAGCGTGCCCGAGGGCGATCTGATCGCGTTCGCCGCGGAGTGCTGGCCGGAGTACCGCGAGCTGCCGGAGTACCGGGGCCTGCGCATTCGGAAGCGGATCGGGCCGAAGGTGATGCCGTATCTTCAGCCGCTGGTGCTCACCGCGGTCGCCGCCAAGGGCCGCGAGTGGCTCTGGTGGCAGTCCTGGAAGCGGCGCGGCATCTGAGGGACCACCGCGGCCCGGGCGGGGTTACCGTCCGGGCCGCCGCGGCGGCACCACCGTCGTCGTGACGACCTTCGTCTTGACGGCGTGCTCGGCCGGGACCGATCGGACGATGACCGCGCCGGAGGCGACCACCACGCCGTCACCCAGGACGACGTTCGGCTCGATGAAGATGCCGGTGCCGAGCCGCACCCGGTCGCCCACCGTCACCTTGCCGGACGAGACGCACGACGGGCCGGTGGCGTTGTCGGAGCCGATTCGACTGTGGTGGTCGAACGAGTTGTAGGCGGAGAGGAAGTTGTTGTCTCCCATCCGGACGCCGGTGGCGAGATGCGAGAAGGCGCAAATGATGTTCCCGTGCCCGAGGACCACGTCGGTGGCGATCTTGGCGGTGGGGTCGATGGCGTTCGCCAACGGGATGCCGGCCTCCGCGCACTTCTCGCGGAAGCGGCGCCGGGTCTCCACCGACGTTCCGATCGCGATGATCGCGGCGTCGTACGCACCCTCGTCGAAGAGCGCGGCCAGCCGGTCCGTTCCGCCGACGATCGGCACGCCGTGCACGTCGCCACCCCACCGCTGCGGGTCGTCGTCCACGATGGCGACGGCCCGTTGCGTCGCGGAACCGGCCAGGATGTCGATCACCTGAGTGGCTCCCAGCGCCCCGCCGATGAGCAGGATGCGCTGGACGCCGGGCTGGGCCGTCAGCGGCGCCGGGAGGGCGTCTTGGTCGACCCTGGTCTCGCGGAAGGCCGCCTCCACGTCCTTGACGGTGATCAGCCGTCCGAGCTGGAGGGTCGACAGGTCGACGCCGAGCTCCTCGCCCCGTCGCACGGCCTTGGCGCTCGCTCGTACGGGTGCCGGCGTCTCAGCCTCAGCCGCCGCCCGCGTCTCGCGCTCCCGCACGTACTCGGTGAGGTCGGCCGACGTCTCGAAGAGCATGGCGATCGGCTCGGAAAGGGGGACCTCCTGGAGTCGCTCGGCCAGGTGCAGGACGATGCCGGCCTCGGGAGCGACGACCTCGAGCACCGCCTTGCTGGTCTCGATTTCGGCGAGCAGGGTGTCCGCTTCCACCTTGGCTCCGTCGTCGACGAACCATGCCACGAGCACGCCGTGCTCGCTGTTGACATCGCTGGTCGGTACGATTACCGGCTTCACGCTCTCTCCTTCACGGACCTTCGGCTCAGGCGGCCGCAGCGCGCAGAGCCGCCTCGATCTGCCCCTCGCCGACCAGGATCCGGCTCTCCTTGGTCCTGGATGACGGGATAACGGTGGGCTCGCTGGCCACGACGTCAACGGGGGAACGCAGCTCCCGGAACAGCCGGCGTGAAATTGTGGCGGCCGCCTCGGTGCCCCACGACCAACCGCCGCTGCCCTCTTCCACGGTGACGAGCCGTCCGGTGACGCCGACGGAGCGCTCGACCGGTGCCCAGTCCATCGGGGCGAGCTGAGCCGGCACCAACAGCTCGACGAAGATCTCCTCCTCGACGGCGAGCCGTTCGACCACCTTCGCGGCGAGCATGGCCTGGTATCCGTAGGCCAGGACGGTCACCGCACACTCCTCACGGGGCACGGCGGAGAGGCACACTGTCGGCAGCATGCCAGGGCTGGCGTCCTGCGCCGCGAGCAGGTCTCCCGACCGGCCGTTCTCGGGCACGGTCAGGTGCTGTGGGTAGAGCAGCTTGTGCTCGACGTAGAGGACCGGGCTGTCCTGGGCGAGGAGCTCCTCGAAGACCGCCCGGGGATCGTGAACCAGCGACGCGGCGACCACCCGCAGATGTGGCACGCCGAGGAAGTGCTTTTCCAGGCTCTGGCTGTGCGTCGGACCGTATCCGCGGTGGCCGCCGGAGGGGGCGCGCACGATGACCGGGCAGGTCGCCTGGCCGGCGTACATCGCCTGGTACTTGGCGATGTGGTTGACGACCTGATCGAAGACGAGGGTGAGGAAGTCACCGAACATGATCTCGGCGATTGGCCGATACCCGGCCAGAGCGAGTCCCGCGGAGATTCCGGCGATGGCTCCCTCGCTGATCGGCATGGTGCGGACCCGGTCGGGGAAGGCGGTGGAGAGCCCTCGGGTCACCTTGAACGCTCCGCCGTACGGGTCAGCGATGTCCTCGCCGAGCACGAGCACCCGGGGGTCAGCGGTGAGGCAGGTGCGTAGCGTCTCATTCAGCTCCTTGGCGAAGATCACGGCAGTGCCCTCGCCGTCTCGACCACCTGCGCCAGCGCGGCCTCCACGTCGCCGTCGATGATCCGTCGCTCGTCATTGCTCAGCCGGCGGCCGTGGACCAGCAACGGCTCGACGGCCCATCGGGCCGCGATCTCCTCGGCGGGGCGTTCGTCGTCGCTCTTGGAGTGATGACACAGCCGGTACGTGTGGATCAGCAGGACCCGGGGACCAGCTCCGCCGCGTACCGCATCGACTTCCGCCCCGGCGGCCTCGCGTAGCTCCATCACGTCGGTGCTGTCGACTTCACGTACCGGGATGCCGAAGGCCTCGAACCTGCCCGGCATGCTGCCCGCCAGGTTGGCCCCGATCGGCGTGCTCTGCGCCCACCGGTTGTCCTCGCAGACCACCAGGAGCGGCAGTCGCCAGAGCGCCGCGATGTTCAACGTCTCGTAGAGCAGCCCCTCGCCCAGGGTTCCGTCGCCGATGAACACGACGCTCACCCGGCGCGCGCCGTCCAGCTGGCCGGCGAGGGCGATCCCGGCGGCGGCCGGCACGATGCCGCCTTGGACGCCGTTGGACTTGAATCCGGGGGCGCAGATGTGCTGGCTACCGCCGATGCCCCGACAGACACCGGCTTCCTTGCCCATGATTTCGGCGAGCAGCCCCAGGGCGTCGCCGGTGCGGGCGAGGTAGTGACCGTGGCACCGATGGTTGCTGAACACGTGGTCCTCATCGGCCAGGTGCTCCATCACCGCGACTGCGTCGGCCTCCTGACCGATACACGCGTGCGTTGTGCCATTCAGCACGCCCTCCTCAAAGAGCGAGAGCAGTGTTTCCTCGAAACGGCGGATGAAGCGCATGCGCCGGTAGAGCCGGCGCTCGTCGGATTCGCCGGGCAATCCGGTGAGCCGTTCGTCGGTGGGCGCCGGGACGTACCGGGAGGCGGTGTGATCAGCACCAGCCGCCGGCCAGAGACCAGGCTCGGCCAGGTCCACGCCGCGCCATGTGGTTGCCGTCGACACTGTCTGCCTTTCTTTCCAGCACTGCACGCACGGTGCCATGGTCCTCAATGACCCGGCCTGCCGCGGTCACGTTACCGGGCATCGTCCTTCGGAAAGGAGAAACCTTCATCCATCCCGCGTCGACGTGGATCGTGGGAAACCGACTGAATGGACGGGTCCCCGTGGCCGTGCGGCGGCTCCGCCGCGTTGCCGTCGCTGGCACACTAGCCCAGTCAGTACGGCGTGGGGCGTGACGAGAACAGTTCTGCCGGATACCCGTCACAGTCCTTTCGTCAAATACCCACCTTGGTACCTTTGCGTGCCAGGTTGGGTGCCGACACCACCGCGCGCACCGATCGCCGCCCGGACCGATCGTTCGCCGATCGACGCTCTTGGCTGTCCGGCCGCCGTTGCATGCGGCCCGGTCGCTGAT
The window above is part of the Micromonospora inositola genome. Proteins encoded here:
- a CDS encoding alpha-ketoacid dehydrogenase subunit beta; this translates as MIFAKELNETLRTCLTADPRVLVLGEDIADPYGGAFKVTRGLSTAFPDRVRTMPISEGAIAGISAGLALAGYRPIAEIMFGDFLTLVFDQVVNHIAKYQAMYAGQATCPVIVRAPSGGHRGYGPTHSQSLEKHFLGVPHLRVVAASLVHDPRAVFEELLAQDSPVLYVEHKLLYPQHLTVPENGRSGDLLAAQDASPGMLPTVCLSAVPREECAVTVLAYGYQAMLAAKVVERLAVEEEIFVELLVPAQLAPMDWAPVERSVGVTGRLVTVEEGSGGWSWGTEAAATISRRLFRELRSPVDVVASEPTVIPSSRTKESRILVGEGQIEAALRAAAA
- a CDS encoding thiamine pyrophosphate-dependent dehydrogenase E1 component subunit alpha — encoded protein: MDLAEPGLWPAAGADHTASRYVPAPTDERLTGLPGESDERRLYRRMRFIRRFEETLLSLFEEGVLNGTTHACIGQEADAVAVMEHLADEDHVFSNHRCHGHYLARTGDALGLLAEIMGKEAGVCRGIGGSQHICAPGFKSNGVQGGIVPAAAGIALAGQLDGARRVSVVFIGDGTLGEGLLYETLNIAALWRLPLLVVCEDNRWAQSTPIGANLAGSMPGRFEAFGIPVREVDSTDVMELREAAGAEVDAVRGGAGPRVLLIHTYRLCHHSKSDDERPAEEIAARWAVEPLLVHGRRLSNDERRIIDGDVEAALAQVVETARALP
- a CDS encoding glycosyltransferase family 2 protein, producing the protein MSTVSVVIPCYKYGDYLQACVSSVLDNQPNVNVRVLIIDDASPDDSAAKAHAIAEADPRVEVRVHETNRGHIATYNEGLLEWADGDYTVLLSADDLLTPGALTRAASVLDANPNVGFAYGHPVHFTHPGPPPPARMRDLGHSVWPGHWWLDRRFREGTGCITSPEVVVRTDLQRKVGGYDPELPHAGDIEMWMRLAAHADVGYVRGADQAYYRLHGGNMSQTDYAGQLDDLRQRKSAYEAVLRRCGDLLPDADRLDAMVRRRLARYALRRAVRAYDRGRTASVPEGDLIAFAAECWPEYRELPEYRGLRIRKRIGPKVMPYLQPLVLTAVAAKGREWLWWQSWKRRGI
- a CDS encoding biotin/lipoyl-containing protein; protein product: MKPVIVPTSDVNSEHGVLVAWFVDDGAKVEADTLLAEIETSKAVLEVVAPEAGIVLHLAERLQEVPLSEPIAMLFETSADLTEYVRERETRAAAEAETPAPVRASAKAVRRGEELGVDLSTLQLGRLITVKDVEAAFRETRVDQDALPAPLTAQPGVQRILLIGGALGATQVIDILAGSATQRAVAIVDDDPQRWGGDVHGVPIVGGTDRLAALFDEGAYDAAIIAIGTSVETRRRFREKCAEAGIPLANAIDPTAKIATDVVLGHGNIICAFSHLATGVRMGDNNFLSAYNSFDHHSRIGSDNATGPSCVSSGKVTVGDRVRLGTGIFIEPNVVLGDGVVVASGAVIVRSVPAEHAVKTKVVTTTVVPPRRPGR